CAAATTTACCTTTGTTTCATCTGCAGGTCGTTAAGGTCAGACATACCTGGGTTCTGGCTTCAATCACACTAAGCTCTCTCACCGATAATTCCCTCTGAATTGAAACCCACCCAAGCTGCTGTGGGGGCTACAGCTCCTGCATCTACAGAGCTTTGGAGTCCGTCACCTGACCTTCAGCCACAGCATATGCTACAGTAGAGTCCACGCACTGCCACTTTTCTAGAGGCAAAGGGACAGTCTGCCTGGTCCAGCATCCAAATGTATCACTGGTCCAGGTCCATCCTTTCCAGCTCATGGGGACCGGGGGCAAACCCTTGCACCCTCAGCCACACCATGGACCACTGCCGCTCCCTGCCATTCAAGTACCCAGGCCAGACAGAGGATGACACACGTTGGCTGAGAGGAACGGATGTCAGCCGAGTGATGGCTGGAAAATCAGTTTCAGCATCTGGGCTGTCCCTCTCAGTGCGTGTGGGTGTGTGGTCCATAGCGCCGTTGTTGGCagtgtttgtgtgcgtgttGAATCAAGCTATAGCCGAGCAGCCCGTCTGGTCATGCAACAGAGACAATGTCATTCAGCCTTGGGGCTGAAGGCTTACCAAAGTGGTCAGATGGACAACCGGCTTCCCTGTGGTTGCACCAGTGCTCCTGAAAAAGCTCACCACATCTGACTGACAGTCACAGGGCCAGATTCCTTTGGACAGGGCTGTAAATAGCCACACAAAACAGTAGGGCATCTCCCCAAGACCTCTCCCAGTGTTCCAGCCAGACCGTCTGGCCATATCATGCCATATGTGGCACCGTTCAGGCTGGATCAGGTGGTCAACTCCTTCAGTGAGAAAACTTAACTTTGCCTAGTGTGAAAAGGGTAAGGAATGATCTCTAGATCAGCCAGCGTGATCTCAATGTGGTGTAGACCCCCTCCATTGCCACTATAGCTTGCAAATCCAGTTGTCCTGATTGCCCGATGCAATTAAAACCACtaaaaaataccaaaatgtAGCACGATGGTGCTCAATGACTTGTGCCAGTGGGTAAGGGCAACTCTTTTAGGAACTCCTTTTTGACAACAGAGCTGGTAGCAGAAGTTTACTCCACAACAaagtaaaatgtattttgttggTGAGTCATACACATCTCATGCTACAATTTAATGGCATTTGCTGTTGTAGACCAGTGGCTTTGTCTTACACACCCATTTCAGATCTTGGAGTCtcttctaatgagctgatgacctGAATCAGGTGTTTGATTAGGGAGAcattcaaaatgtgcagtgttcgCAGGGGCTCCAGGAACAGGGATGAGAACCACTGACTATTACATGATTtagatcagtgtttctcaactcctgtcctggggacccaccTACCAGACTATTTTAGATAtctccttatttaaaacacctgattcaactaCAGACATCTAAAACATCCTGGGAGATGGGTACTGAGGAGTTGAGAAACTGATTTAGATCACTGTTTCCCAAACTTGTTCTCGGATACCCCCAATGGtacacattttggatgtctcctTCAGTGGACCATTTTAGGTCATAATGAGCTGGtaagttgaatcaggtgtgttagattaGGGAGACATCCAAAATATTCAGCGCTGGGAACCATGTTTGGGCAGTAGCACTAAACATTCGGACACTGATGAATCAATTGCCAGCAAACAATTCTATGGACATGCATGAGTTTATTTATTAACAACATCACTGTATATCCTTCTGACcatatttgttttgttcattGTGCATCTACAATGAAATCATAAAATATGTGTTCACTTACAATTTGGGTCTGATTGAGAGACCAAAGAAAATATGTCTACATTACTGGTAAGTGAACATAATAATGAGCACCCAGtgctcactgttttttttttttgttgttgtttgtttgtttgtttatttgtttttttaattaattaattaattaatttatttatttatttatttattttacagtgctttTTGGGGTATTCTAGAGCAGGGGTTCCCAACCACACTCCTGTTCTAGGGAGCAGCCATTTCGGTACTCTGGAGAGTTTTTTACAGTGGGACATGTCTAGAAATGCCTGACTCCCTGGCCAGTGCagtgactactgaactaggtaGCTAATTGAAACACATCCTTAGATAGTAATTTGAAatgataaatttatataaattaaatagtaATTGATAAATCCTAAAGCATGTACTTGCAAGACAGCAAAAAATAGTCTTTGGAGTATAAATAGGTTGCTTTAATACTTGCGATTTAGAACAACAGAATGTTTGATAAATAATAAGTACTGCCTACAAATACTGTAATGGAGGAAAACTTCATTGGGTTAAGTAAATTCAGGATAATGGTACTGGAAGAATACAGctttaaaaacaagaaaaggaaaaaaggtggaaaggcaaaaaaaaactgttggTTAGGCAGTTGGACTGTTGGGACGGGCTATGTGCTATGGAGCCATCCTCCATCTGTCAACACGAGGAGTTGTGATTCTTGCATCAGCAGAGCAGGGCTCAGCATCAAGAGAAATGGGGTGAGGAGGGAgggaaagtgagagagagagagagagagagagagagagagaaaggaagaaagagagagattttAACAGCAGCTAAATTCTCATCAGGCACGCTAGACTGAACGTCCCCTCTTCGAAGCAAAGCACGAAACACCGGTGAGGAGCATCTGCTCTGTGGCTTTGTTGCTTCTTAAAAAAAGTGCACTGCGACGACTCTGGAGAAATCGTTGTCCATCTTCAGTTTGTAAATATTTGTTTCATGGTTCAACCGTCACATATGGTTTATAAATGGACATGGTTCTTGTGTAACTGTCTGTATCCCAGCATAGTTTTTACATTATGAATAAGACTTATTCAATTTGATTATTCAAGATGATCATGactagggtttttttttttttttacatttgattgatGTTGTAACTTAATGATTTGTACAACTTGGTCAGCAGCAACTGAGCCTGGGAAATTTAGTAGTGCATTTTTGGTAAAGTTACAGcagtttttcattttaaggTCTATTTGTGTACTGATGCCTACATCTCCTCCCCTTTGACTTgcatggcatgaaaggttgcctCCAAGCCAACTCTCAAGATAAGGCTTTCTCCTTAATCCAACAgcttatttaaaagtatcaaaaCACTTTCCATTCTTCAGTCAGCCATGTTGACTCCGATTTTCAGCATTTAGGATGGCTCTATGTTTCAAAGTTTTGGAGAGCAGattttttagatgtttttgtGTTGGACAATTCAcactttttaaagtttaaatatgtttcCCCAAAACAGAGCAAACAACTCCCTCAAAAATCTTTAGTGTACTAACTCCACAAAATAAAGAACAAGCCGAGAGGGCTTTGGGTGTATATATTAGGTACTTTTGGCTCTTTTTTGACAGCAGATTTCCCAGAGTCGACAGCCCAAAGATTATCTTAAGGTAAATCTATGTTTTTTTCagctattaaattaaattactctGAACTGTTGTCACTAAGTTGTGCATTatattacatttgttttgttgtcTTTGGTTGAAGATGCCCTCCCAGTTTGAAAGTGTGCAATTtaaaattcatttgaaatttaatttaaagctgaCCCTTTTACAAATGTTACGGTTGCGGAGTGCTGTGCATATAGGAGGGACTGGGAGTAACACACTTTGGTTCAGTGTCTGTAACTCTCTTTTATTCTTATACCTAATGCTTATACTtaatcttattcctaaattgTGTAAATTACTGTAAAGTACAAAGAATGATGCTGTTACAACCAATCCTCCAAATTTTGTGCTTGAATTTATTGTGATAATCAAATTTTCTTGTTGAAAATAATTATGCCATCCCCCATTtaatgttaaacattttaattcaaaatgGTAAATGTATGTCTATGtttatatctatttatttaGCTAGATATTTCTTTTTTAGATGGAAAGCTTGGATCTTGCATATCAAGAACCTGCTGATTCAGATGGCATCAGTTCTatgaaaactgtaaaaatatataattacaggGAATACTTACAACTTCCTCACCCCTGTAGcccatttctatctatctatctatctatctatctatctatctatctatctatctatctatctatctatctatctatctatctatctatctatctgtctgtctgtctgtctagtgATGTAGCCTCATCATTCATGTTCTCAAGGTGAGAAAACAGCTTAATGAAGGTAATGTTTTAACATTAAGAAAATACACAGAGAAAATGATATCTATCCTTTAGCTACACATCCCGAAAGGGGCCTTGTGCGTAATACAATCGATGTATATTCAGTGCTCGCGCAGGATTTGTCGTAATTGACACTCACGCGAGAAACAAGGAACAGCCCCCATCTGCTGGTAGGATCGCTCGTGTCTCACCCTTATCCATCCCTCTCTCACCGCAGCACTGCTGGGGCTTCAGGACGGCGCTCAGCGGCTCACGGTAAAACACCACTTTTGTATTTCATAGATACGTGAAAATGCTGTTGATCGTAAAGAATAATTTAAGTTGTTTTGCAGATATGCCACAATAATTTGAAAAGAGTAGGCTATTTATAGTGGGCGAGGAGAGACCTTCAAtttgcatataaatgtatagGGCAGGTGAGACAGGTAAAAGTTAATGAGAGCGAAAATACAATGTAGACTGAAAATCGAATTAAAGATTACTTTGCATATTGAAGCCTGATCCGGTATGAACAATATTTAGATGTTTCGctattcaattaaaatattgaCATCTCGATTTGTGAAATCAGTAGCCTACAAATAAACCTaaatataacagtaattaaACTGATTCTATTTTTCGTTTGTAAGAGACACATTTGATGGCCTTTGAGAAGAGAGAGCAAagattatttttgataaaattgaCTACAACTTGAAGCGTTTTTGCTTGTAATAAAATGTACTCGCGTGGAGCTTCGGGACTTGGAGTAAAATAGTTAGATGGTTACAAAtctaacaaataaaaaacacttgAATTGTTTTcgataaaaatatttattttttaagcaaacataaatgtttttaaaaaagccaGTATACAAACTCACTGTAATCTGCTTCGTATTCCTGTATACAAAAGTTGCTGCTATATTGCATTTGAGATGATAAGATTTTGACATGATTTCACTTGGACCATATTAACTCACATAAAGCTCATTTGGTCTCTGTCAGACACATTATTTACACGTGAGAAATCTATTCTTCTGTTCAGTCGTTTTTATAAAGTTGACGGGGAAAATAACCGCACGATTTTAAGCTGTTGTATTTATGAGCTGTAACCTATCCTCAAGATCAAGACgaatttattcttttattctaatggctgaaataattaatgaataattTTTGAGAGGAGAGCATGGAAAATAATATATTGCTAggctaattaaaacaataaacaaattgGACTGAATAGAAAGATAAAATGAGACAAGAAAGCGGCTTTATAgacttttaaacattttttgtaaaaaaaaaaaaaaaaaaaaaagagcctaATTTCAATGCTCATCCAAatccttatttaaaatatattctaaatCTAATAAATGGCGTGTGTGAATTTAAAAAGGCAATGCTCGTGcaataattcataaaataaattagCGAAACTAGGTTACAGTTTAAAAGCTACATGTTCATTAAGAGATGCAAAATATCGCCTACAAAATCCATGCTGCCTTTGATATCACTATCACGACTAATTGGATTTAGGTTGCTATCAAGGAGGTAATTGTTATCATTCTCAAATATAATTCTAGACCATTCCTCGTATGTATTCGTATAGAAAAGAAACTGTGGCAATGAGAATCATTTGACGTTTGACATCCGAAAATCAAAGAATGTAAACAACTGCTTATTCCTCCTCCCAACAGCATCGCTCCCCCTTCCCTCGCtctctcctttctctctctttctcccgcAAACACACAAGAAGAGAAAGAgaccattacacacacacacacacacacacacacacacacacacactttataaAGCTCTCTGACAACTTTTTAAATATGCCACCACTTTAGTCCACTTTCATTTTACAAATGCCACACACTGTACTCAAActgttgtttttacattttcttattcaagcataaattacattataccTGAATTTATGCAGTGGAGATACAAGGTGCAGAGTGCAAATTTCAAATCAATGTAaagcaagtgtgtgtgtgtgtgtgtaatatatatatatatatatatatatatatatatatatatatatatatatatatatatatatatatatatatatatatatatatatatatatatatatatatatatatatatatatatatatatatacacacacacacacacaaacacacacactcattcatgcttccttcaaaatatcaaaatacaCTTGCTCCAAATAgatgcatgcaaatatataAACGAGAATATACAACAAACAACTGTTCTGTTTTTAgggatttaaatttaattataaatgacACATACAGGCTTTCAGGTGCATAATTTACGATAAGAAACTAAACAAACAACTCCATAAGACAATTTCCAAATCGCAGTTTTCCAACAAGACACAAAACTGCAAAACAAGAGGTCAGATGACTTACAGTGTTCATAGACTCAATGATTCAACACTTAATTCAGTTACACTTTAGAACTATTCAATTACACGCATTTATAAAAGCATAAGCTAAAAACTACATGAAAAAAGAAGGCCTCTCAAAAAAGTGTCAAAGTGGCAAAACACCAGCTAAAAAGAAGTAAAAGGTCTATACCAAGTGCTTTCCAAGCTCGTGTTGCCCATCACCATCGGTTTGAAGAGAGAGTGACAGGTCTTTGTTGGTGAATAGAAATCAGTGGCATTGGAGAGAGGGAGGACTCCTCCTACCCAATTACCCAAGCTGGGCAGGCGTTTGCTCTCTTCACAAATAGGACACAGGATCTCTAACACACACAGTCCCAAACCTGACTTTCAAGCATTCGGATCCCCAGTAGGAGATTGGGACTATCTGAAAAAGCAGGTTTAAAACATCCTTCAGACTTCAGCTTTGCCTTATATCATCCggactatacttttttttccctcctgcCTAACAAGACATTGGAGAAGTGGACTGGTTCTCCTGACTGTTCCTGCGCCGTCCATCAAATTCCACCGgctatattttgaaatattgatTGCATTGTGTGAATTTGTTGGTGTAGATCCACTCGGATGTTTTAAGGATCCGGAAAGCTGTATATGGAAGTTGTGGGGTGCAAGGCGAAAGAAAGCAGTTGCACATTGCGTCCAGCAGCCATGCTTTTCCACGGCATCTCTGGGGATCATATTCAAGGGATCATGGAGGAGATGGAGAGGAGATCTAAAACGGAGTCTCGCCTGGCTAAAACAGTCCAGATGAACGGACGAGAAACGGTAAGATTTTGCGTTTTAGCGTGTGTTTTCCGTTTGAGCAAATCTCAGCACCCCTAAACTTCTAATCGTCGCACACTTCGCAGTTTGTAACCCACTTAAAAACACAGCGAAAATTAGTTTCATGTACGATCTTCCTTTTGCAACATTAGCAGGCctcaaaaacatgcaaaaagaGTCATATTCTGGAAGATTTCAAAAGTAGGCCTATAGGAAATTGTTTATAATTTGTAAgtaaaatgtaggctatttatttcaaatagcTATAAAGGGAGggataaatataacaaattgtatacccacatattttacattttaacttCTTACAAATATTATATAGGCTATTTAATTTTAGCAGTTGTCACAATACAACAGAATAACTTCTTATAAGACCACGAAATAAAAAcactaccaaaaaaaaaaaaaaagtatactttatatGCATTTGTCAATGTGTTAAACAGGCTAAAAACGGATAATAATAATTGTagttattagtagtagtattatataTGCATACTTTTGTAAATTAGAATTTTTAGAATAGGCTATAAACATCTTCGAAAAACCAAAACATACATTATAGAACTTATGCATTATATTTCATTTTGGCTTAATAAATCGGTAGcctctaatttaaaaaaaaaaagaaaaaagattttttaaaaataggctaatttgATTTATCATTCaggctttattttttatttagttttagttctaAATCTGTTGTGGCAAACTTAATTACTGTGGTATATTTTGATGGACACACAAGCTTTCACTCACTCAtctctttatgttttatttttgaagacTATGCCCTCCATGAGCCCAGAGAAGCCCGCGCTGTGCGCCGGTTGCGGTGGTAAAATCTCCGACAGATACTACTTACTCGCCGTTGATAAACAGTGGCATTTAAGGTGTCTCAAGTGTTGTGAATGTAAACTGGCCCTTGAATCCGAGTTGACGTGTTTCGCGAAGGATGGCAGCATTTACTGCAAAGAGGATTACTACAGGTAAGTTTAACTTTGAGGCTTAAACTGTGCATTAGGCCTGTTTAGTAGGCCCTGgttagtaacttttttttttttaaacacacatgGTGACATGAGATCCAGTGTAAGCCATTGACCCATATAATGATTTTCAGCGATTAACTGACACGCTTTAATTAATCTAATAAATCTAATTAATTCATGcttcatgcatgttttttttttctcagctcACATTATATTCGTTTAGGCTATATTTTACTGCCACCTAAAACTTgtaattattcaattaaaaagaaaataatctttTTAACACATAATTAGTGCAttcaaataacatttaaaaatgatttttaatggaGCATCTTCAAATATATTAGCACGTGCATGCGCTTTTGATCTGTTATGCGTTGTGTGATGTTCGTTAATGAACGTTATCACCAATCTAAGTGATTATTTtgattataaatgacttgtgcTGTTCCAGAAGGTTCTCCGTGCAGAGATGTGCCCGCTGCCACCTCGGCATCTCCGCCTCGGAAATGGTGATGCGAGCCAGGGACTCCGTGTACCATCTGAGCTGCTTCACCTGCACCACATGCAACAAAACACTGACCACGGGTGACCATTTCGGCATGAAAGACAACTTGGTTTACTGCCGGGTTCACTTTGAGACCCTTATTCAGGGAGAGTATCACCCTCAATTAAACTACGCTGAATTAGCGGCCAAAGGTGGAGGGCTCGCGCTACCTTACTTCAATGGCACCGGCACGGTGCAGAAAGGAAGGCCGCGGAAGAGGAAGAGTCCGGCGATGGGGATAGATATCGGCTCTTACAACTCAGGTGAGATGCGCATTAAGAGCTGCTCAGTGGCCTTGACGGATATAAATTTACTTTGGTTGCACTTTATATCCTTCAGTGTTCTGTTTAATTAGCAACATAAGATGTGAATAATTGTGCTTTCGATAAACattgatttagtttttactaTTAGGGGAAGCGGacaaatgcatttaattaaGCTGTCGTTTAAAAATCAGCAGACAATCAAATGCGAAAGTCTATAGCCTAATAACTATCACAAGGCTCTTTATAAACGCTGATGCATTTCTCTAATATGGCCTAGcctatttttagttattttatatttcattacagtatttataaaGGCCTTATCGTGTAGATAAAGTGGGACACTTTTAAAACGTGTTCTGCGGGATTATGATCATTAATCATCATACTGTTATGAGCTAACATGGCATTAACCATGTCAAGGAATAGAGCctgtgtatttatattaatagcATAGACTTGAGATTATATATGAGCGTTATTCGTCTGTTGGTTGTTTCATGGTTTCAGGAAGGACCATGCTGGTCACTTATGGTCATTAATTGGCCCAAGCTGGTGTAGATAATGGATCAGATGGATTATCAGGTGGTACGGCCATGGTCAAAATTGTAGATCACCTTGGACCTGTAACAAACCAGCCACGATGTTCTAATAATAACCATCTTGatcataaacattttttttttctttagtttagtttttagttcTTAGTTAATGCCTGCAAACAATAACTGTCCCACTTTCAGTTCAAGTGAAAATCAGTGTTTTCAGTGTTCAAATGTCTGTCATTATTACatagaaattacattacattattttaatatatttagaatagcataaaataaatcTGCGCTCTATCGCgaatttaccaaaaaaaaaatgcttagtTCACCTTCCATACTGTAACCTACATTATCCTAatatacagaaatattacaGTATTATAATTTCATAGGCTACTAAAATAATGGGATAAGTAACCTATAACAAGATTACAAATTTCTTTAATTGTTTGGTAGgcctatatttattttttcttcggATTTTATTTAAGCGTCAACAGTAAAATGCATATCGCTCTTGTGTCTTGATGATTGGGATCTGATTAATTATAGGCCTCGCTCATTAGTGCGTCATCAAACATCTAATTTGAAATTCTCAAAGGAGTGAACCCGTGACCCAGCTCCACGTGCAGGGATCATAGCAATGTAGATCCATCGCCCACAGGCCTGTATCTGCCCTCATATTACTAGTCATTATTTCCCGTTTCTTGCTTTTTCGAATTTTTCTACTTTTTGAATTCAGATGTACGTCATAATGCATCCCCGCTGCGCCtgttttgttttggctgttaCAATTACTGTCTGCTCGGAAAAATGTGGCTTTGTGTGCCAAGTTTCTGCCGTTCTTCATGAATGGAGAGAAATAAGGGTAATCTGCCCGTTAATTGTTCTCCGTTAATTGAATGTGACGTCGGAATCTCTGGCTCTCAACCAGCTCCGATTCAGACACTTGAAGGTCATTGCTGTTCTCAGCGCAACGTTTAGGACACTTACTACGTATACGCACATCCGTCCGACTCTAAACTTACTCGCTTTTTTTATCCTGACACTAACGTGTTGTGAAGTTTGCAATATTTTATCAAGACCTATAAGCTGTAGTTTGTCTTAGAAATTAAATGGTTGTCAGTTGTAATAATTCTCAAATTAATACGACTTCCGCGATATTAGGCTATTGATGATTGTTGATAgttttatttaggcctattattgccgttttcgttgtttttatcattaatgcttttttgtttgcttgtttctGCTCGTATAATTTTTGGTACAacgttattattttgtttttcacctTTTCTTCAATCTTTTGTTTTTcagcttgcatgttttaacatataaGCTCAgaattatttacttttaaaataaaatcattattagttttaaactgtttttgttgttgttttgcattttaaaaaatatataattttgcaTAGCAttgtatatattaatttatattagttAAAAACCCAATGCAACAGTCGACTTGTTGCGTAGATATTTTGTAGATAGAGACCTCTGGTGGCAAAAAAGGAATCGTGAAGGCATCATGCTTGAGAACATTTTGTTCTCCTCATAACTATAAATTCAAGTTAATTCTTGCtgtgcattttaatttttaattctgtAAATACAAACGTTAACGGTGCTGGGGTTCAGCACCGTTCGATCGATTTAATTACTAAATTAATTTGGCTAAATGGAGCAGCGATTTAACATGACGGCTCCAACTGACACTTTTGCTTAAATCATTTTAGCTATTCATGGCACGTAGTTTACAGT
This genomic stretch from Megalobrama amblycephala isolate DHTTF-2021 linkage group LG2, ASM1881202v1, whole genome shotgun sequence harbors:
- the lhx9 gene encoding LIM/homeobox protein Lhx9 isoform X1; the protein is MEVVGCKAKESSCTLRPAAMLFHGISGDHIQGIMEEMERRSKTESRLAKTVQMNGRETTMPSMSPEKPALCAGCGGKISDRYYLLAVDKQWHLRCLKCCECKLALESELTCFAKDGSIYCKEDYYRRFSVQRCARCHLGISASEMVMRARDSVYHLSCFTCTTCNKTLTTGDHFGMKDNLVYCRVHFETLIQGEYHPQLNYAELAAKGGGLALPYFNGTGTVQKGRPRKRKSPAMGIDIGSYNSGCNENEADHLDRDQQPYPPSQKTKRMRTSFKHHQLRTMKSYFAINHNPDAKDLKQLAQKTGLTKRVLQVWFQNARAKFRRNVLRQENGGVDKADGTSLPPPSSDSGALTPPSTATTLTDLTNPSITVVTSVTSSLDSHESGSPPQTTLTNLF
- the lhx9 gene encoding LIM/homeobox protein Lhx9 isoform X2, encoding MEVVGCKAKESSCTLRPAAMLFHGISGDHIQGIMEEMERRSKTESRLAKTVQMNGRETTMPSMSPEKPALCAGCGGKISDRYYLLAVDKQWHLRCLKCCECKLALESELTCFAKDGSIYCKEDYYRFSVQRCARCHLGISASEMVMRARDSVYHLSCFTCTTCNKTLTTGDHFGMKDNLVYCRVHFETLIQGEYHPQLNYAELAAKGGGLALPYFNGTGTVQKGRPRKRKSPAMGIDIGSYNSGCNENEADHLDRDQQPYPPSQKTKRMRTSFKHHQLRTMKSYFAINHNPDAKDLKQLAQKTGLTKRVLQVWFQNARAKFRRNVLRQENGGVDKADGTSLPPPSSDSGALTPPSTATTLTDLTNPSITVVTSVTSSLDSHESGSPPQTTLTNLF